A part of Halobaculum sp. MBLA0143 genomic DNA contains:
- a CDS encoding TlpA family protein disulfide reductase, whose product MTRRQALAAVGGLGLAGGAVWVARRGGATDDGLPLRVETLDASGSSAGETLVPVPGQPTVVDLFATWCAPCDEQVAELAAVRDDFPETAFVSVTNERPGGSLSRADIVDWWAEHDGGWTLGLDPGSEVLTTFGATGLPFLAFADSEGAVVDTHRGVLSRDDLRSRLAELR is encoded by the coding sequence GTGACACGCCGCCAGGCGCTGGCGGCGGTCGGCGGGCTGGGGCTCGCCGGCGGCGCCGTCTGGGTCGCCCGCCGCGGCGGCGCGACCGACGACGGCCTCCCGCTGCGGGTGGAGACGCTGGACGCTTCCGGCTCGTCGGCCGGCGAGACGCTCGTCCCCGTTCCCGGCCAGCCGACGGTGGTGGACCTGTTCGCCACCTGGTGTGCGCCGTGTGACGAACAGGTCGCCGAACTGGCGGCCGTCCGCGACGACTTCCCCGAGACCGCGTTCGTCTCCGTCACGAACGAACGCCCGGGCGGGAGCCTCTCGCGGGCGGACATCGTCGACTGGTGGGCCGAACACGACGGCGGCTGGACGCTCGGACTCGACCCCGGTAGCGAGGTCTTGACCACCTTCGGCGCCACCGGTCTCCCGTTCCTGGCGTTCGCCGACAGCGAGGGGGCCGTGGTCGACACCCACCGAGGCGTCCTGTCCCGGGACGACCTCCGCTCCCGTCTCGCCGAGCTGAGGTAA
- a CDS encoding SCO family protein translates to MRRRTFLGGAGVAATTGLSGCLGAVGLGGGNPDVTLSEPDREYDSADLPYPAWGERVPDVRVSAALADGPVAVRELQTASFVTFFYSHCRTVCPVLVAALRNLQARAAQSGYGDRVTFLPTTFDPARDDAERLRAYAAEMNVDLSAGNWEFLRPASRDRAETVVTDAFGVTFERTEPENMDQYMFAHAALTLLVNADGYVERAYRTKSPAEDELAADLETVIGV, encoded by the coding sequence ATGCGACGACGGACGTTTCTCGGCGGCGCGGGCGTGGCGGCGACGACCGGGCTGTCCGGCTGTCTCGGCGCCGTCGGCCTCGGCGGCGGCAACCCGGACGTGACGCTCTCGGAGCCGGACCGGGAGTACGACAGCGCCGACCTCCCGTACCCCGCCTGGGGGGAACGCGTCCCAGACGTGCGCGTGTCTGCGGCACTGGCCGACGGGCCGGTGGCCGTCCGCGAGCTACAGACGGCCTCGTTCGTCACCTTCTTCTACAGCCACTGTCGGACAGTGTGTCCGGTGTTGGTGGCGGCGCTCCGGAACCTCCAGGCGCGCGCCGCGCAGTCGGGCTACGGCGACCGGGTGACGTTCCTCCCGACGACGTTCGACCCGGCGCGCGACGACGCAGAACGGCTCCGAGCGTACGCCGCGGAGATGAACGTCGACCTGTCGGCGGGTAACTGGGAGTTCCTCCGGCCGGCCTCCCGCGACCGCGCGGAGACGGTCGTCACCGACGCGTTCGGCGTCACCTTCGAGCGGACGGAGCCCGAGAACATGGATCAGTACATGTTCGCACACGCCGCACTGACGCTGCTCGTCAACGCCGACGGCTACGTCGAACGAGCCTACCGGACGAAGTCCCCGGCCGAAGACGAGCTCGCAGCCGACCTGGAGACGGTGATCGGGGTGTGA
- a CDS encoding long-chain-fatty-acid--CoA ligase, with amino-acid sequence MERPLLVTDFLDRARDYYADETAVVATTGERYTYAELGRRADRFAAALSERGVTPGDRVAVLDPNTHYHLAALYGTVQAGGVHTPLNYRLTPEDFAYTLSDAGVTAIYADHEYADRIEAVRDEVPTGVFFTDDPDRVDGDWESFDDALADADPAAHERPSMAEDDVVTINYTSGTTGDPKGVCRTHRNETLHAYLSAYHLDVRDTDTYLWTLPMFHVNGWGHVYSVTGAGATHVCTRGVDAATVFETIQSEDVSYLCAAPTVLNVLQEYHANHDVTTTGDAPVRAATAGSAPPEATLRTVEEEFGWDLLHVYGATETGPLITTSEAGRLFDDDNRYRLKKRQGIGFLGTEVRVVDEDGEDVPRDDATLGEIVVSGNQVMDGYWEKPEATETAFHDRVDGYYHTGDLAVVDENGFVSIQDRKKDIIVSGGENISSIELEDTLFDHPDVTDVAVIPSPHDQWGETPKAFVVPDGDPDDPPVTADDLTEFTRDRLASYKTVRRVEFVDELPTTATGKVQKYEIRETEWADRDSMVGQG; translated from the coding sequence ATGGAACGACCACTCCTCGTGACCGACTTCCTGGACCGTGCGCGAGACTACTACGCCGACGAGACGGCGGTCGTAGCGACGACGGGCGAGCGGTACACGTACGCCGAGCTCGGCCGGCGCGCAGACCGGTTCGCCGCCGCGTTGTCCGAGCGCGGCGTCACCCCCGGCGACCGAGTGGCGGTGTTGGACCCGAACACCCACTACCACCTGGCGGCGTTGTACGGGACGGTTCAGGCCGGCGGGGTCCACACCCCGCTCAACTACCGACTCACGCCGGAGGACTTCGCGTACACCCTCTCGGACGCCGGCGTGACGGCGATCTACGCCGACCACGAGTACGCCGACCGGATCGAGGCCGTCCGCGACGAGGTGCCGACGGGGGTGTTCTTCACGGACGATCCGGACCGCGTCGACGGGGACTGGGAGTCGTTCGACGACGCGCTCGCCGACGCCGACCCGGCGGCCCACGAACGCCCGTCGATGGCGGAAGACGACGTGGTGACGATCAACTACACCTCCGGGACGACCGGCGACCCGAAGGGGGTGTGTCGTACACACCGCAACGAGACGCTCCACGCGTACCTCTCCGCGTACCACTTGGACGTGCGCGACACGGACACCTACCTCTGGACGCTGCCGATGTTCCACGTCAACGGCTGGGGCCACGTCTACTCCGTGACCGGTGCCGGTGCCACACACGTCTGTACGCGCGGCGTGGACGCGGCGACCGTCTTCGAGACGATCCAGTCGGAGGACGTGTCGTACCTCTGTGCCGCGCCGACGGTCCTGAACGTGCTCCAGGAGTACCACGCGAACCACGACGTGACGACGACCGGCGACGCGCCGGTGCGGGCCGCGACCGCCGGCAGCGCCCCGCCGGAGGCGACACTCCGGACCGTCGAAGAGGAGTTCGGCTGGGACCTCCTCCACGTGTACGGCGCGACGGAGACCGGGCCGTTGATCACCACCTCCGAGGCCGGCCGGTTGTTCGACGACGACAACCGCTACCGACTGAAGAAGCGCCAGGGGATCGGCTTCCTCGGCACGGAGGTGCGGGTGGTAGACGAGGACGGCGAGGACGTGCCCCGGGACGACGCCACGCTGGGGGAGATCGTCGTCAGCGGCAACCAGGTGATGGACGGCTACTGGGAGAAGCCGGAGGCGACCGAGACCGCCTTCCACGACCGCGTCGACGGCTACTACCACACCGGCGACCTCGCGGTCGTCGACGAGAACGGCTTCGTCTCCATCCAGGACCGCAAGAAGGACATCATCGTCTCCGGCGGGGAGAACATCTCCTCCATCGAACTGGAGGACACCCTGTTCGACCACCCCGACGTGACCGACGTCGCGGTGATCCCCTCGCCACACGACCAGTGGGGGGAGACGCCGAAGGCGTTCGTCGTCCCGGACGGCGACCCGGACGACCCGCCGGTGACGGCCGACGACCTCACCGAGTTCACCCGTGACCGACTGGCCTCGTACAAGACCGTCCGGCGCGTGGAGTTCGTCGACGAACTCCCGACCACCGCCACCGGGAAGGTCCAGAAGTACGAGATCCGCGAGACGGAGTGGGCCGACCGGGACTCGATGGTCGGACAGGGGTGA
- a CDS encoding ABC transporter substrate-binding protein produces the protein MTEQTNAVRRRQFLRAGTAVTGATALGGCVGGGGSGGETLTLGTLDVFPMMQHFVIQRQGWYDELDADIKVETFGGGPPLVQAYQSGSLDLAYVGISPGLVGIANGVDSKVVAANVLEPNVMVAGERFRGYWNEHGSDAFRVFREEVGRKPSFATLPAGSTPDVFLRFWLEEALGLSTDVVSINGQSPSALQSTLLTGKVDGGSVIEPIATKLARDDGGVEPFRYAAPIMPGQPGAVLQPSQALIDDQPALVRSLVETHVRATEFVRENRDEAAKMASEVIGTEILPVETARTAIRSPASTFVSDPREIVDKSLVYNDFHQQLGNVDTDLTESDVFDHSFHDEVTSSGG, from the coding sequence GTGACAGAGCAGACGAACGCGGTGCGGCGGCGACAGTTCCTGCGAGCGGGCACAGCGGTGACTGGGGCGACGGCGCTTGGCGGCTGTGTCGGGGGCGGTGGCAGCGGCGGGGAGACCCTCACCCTGGGGACGCTGGACGTGTTCCCGATGATGCAACACTTCGTGATCCAGCGGCAGGGGTGGTACGACGAGTTGGACGCGGACATCAAGGTGGAGACGTTCGGCGGCGGGCCGCCGTTGGTCCAGGCGTACCAGAGCGGGTCACTCGACCTCGCGTACGTCGGGATCAGCCCCGGACTGGTCGGCATCGCCAACGGCGTCGACTCGAAGGTGGTGGCGGCGAACGTGTTGGAGCCGAACGTGATGGTCGCAGGCGAGCGGTTCCGGGGGTACTGGAACGAGCACGGGAGCGACGCCTTCCGTGTGTTCCGCGAGGAGGTCGGTCGGAAGCCGTCGTTCGCGACGCTGCCGGCGGGGTCGACTCCCGACGTGTTCCTCCGATTCTGGCTGGAGGAGGCGCTCGGCCTGTCGACGGACGTGGTCAGCATCAACGGCCAGAGCCCGAGCGCGCTCCAGTCGACGCTGCTGACGGGGAAGGTGGACGGCGGGAGCGTGATCGAGCCGATCGCCACGAAGCTGGCCCGCGACGACGGAGGTGTCGAGCCGTTCCGGTACGCGGCGCCGATCATGCCCGGCCAGCCGGGCGCCGTGCTCCAGCCGAGCCAGGCGTTGATCGACGACCAGCCGGCGCTCGTCCGGTCGCTCGTGGAGACGCACGTCCGGGCGACGGAGTTCGTCCGGGAGAACCGCGACGAGGCGGCGAAGATGGCCAGCGAGGTGATCGGAACGGAGATCCTCCCGGTCGAGACCGCCCGGACGGCGATCCGATCGCCGGCCTCGACGTTCGTCTCGGACCCCAGAGAGATCGTCGACAAGAGTCTGGTGTACAACGACTTCCACCAACAGCTGGGCAACGTCGACACGGACCTGACGGAGTCGGACGTGTTCGACCACAGCTTCCACGACGAGGTGACCAGCAGTGGCGGGTGA
- a CDS encoding ABC transporter permease — protein MAGEPDTAAYLTADDGGFRLESLRSTALQIGALMVFVAVWWGGAAVTPANLLPAPPAVAAVVASDAASGLVFELIWQSLRHYIPGLLVGSAFGMGVGVLVGWSDTAAETVGTVAQFLRPVPPLAWIPFAIVWFGLTDAGAAFIVAVVAFWINYYNAESGVAGVDQELLEVAQSLGTDSDLRLVRKVVLPSAVPELTTGFRTAAGQAWMVMVAAELLGVAGIGKHLWDAANFLQMDVVVAYMFVIGTLFLTTDRLIVFVQGRVLSWR, from the coding sequence GTGGCGGGTGAGCCGGACACGGCGGCGTACCTCACGGCCGACGACGGCGGGTTCCGGCTGGAGAGCCTGCGGTCGACGGCGCTCCAGATCGGCGCGCTGATGGTGTTCGTCGCCGTCTGGTGGGGCGGCGCGGCCGTCACTCCGGCGAACCTCCTGCCGGCGCCGCCGGCGGTCGCGGCCGTCGTCGCCAGCGACGCCGCCAGCGGGCTCGTCTTCGAGCTGATCTGGCAGAGCCTCCGGCACTACATCCCCGGACTGCTCGTCGGCAGCGCGTTCGGGATGGGCGTCGGCGTGCTCGTCGGCTGGAGCGACACGGCCGCCGAGACTGTCGGCACGGTCGCGCAGTTCCTGCGGCCGGTGCCGCCGTTGGCGTGGATCCCGTTCGCAATCGTCTGGTTCGGCCTCACGGACGCCGGCGCGGCGTTCATCGTCGCCGTCGTCGCCTTCTGGATCAACTACTACAACGCCGAGAGCGGCGTCGCGGGGGTCGACCAGGAGCTGTTGGAGGTGGCCCAGTCGCTCGGCACCGACTCGGACCTGCGGCTCGTCCGGAAGGTGGTGTTGCCGTCTGCGGTGCCGGAGCTGACGACCGGCTTCCGGACCGCCGCCGGCCAGGCGTGGATGGTGATGGTCGCGGCCGAACTCCTGGGGGTGGCCGGCATCGGGAAACACCTCTGGGACGCCGCCAACTTCCTCCAGATGGACGTGGTGGTGGCGTACATGTTCGTCATCGGGACGCTGTTCCTGACGACCGACCGACTGATCGTGTTCGTCCAAGGGAGGGTGTTGTCGTGGCGCTGA
- a CDS encoding ABC transporter ATP-binding protein has translation MALTEASDAEVQVRLDDVAKTYDGENGPVRAVENASFDATRGEFVSVVGPSGCGKSTVFRIIAGLETATEGRVTVGGAPVEGPGPDRGMVFQDDALFPWRTVAGNVRYGLEEVGAPEGFTVSERVDYCLDLVGLADARDQYPRELSGGMRQRVGIARALAVDPPILLMDEPFASVDERTKATLHRELLEIWDETGKTVLFVTHDIDEAVYLSDRVVVFSEGPGTVADVVEPPAARPRDRTSTAFTDAKAAVLSQFEE, from the coding sequence GTGGCGCTGACGGAGGCGAGCGACGCCGAGGTCCAGGTCCGTCTGGACGACGTCGCCAAGACGTACGACGGGGAGAACGGCCCGGTCAGAGCCGTCGAGAACGCCTCGTTCGACGCCACCCGCGGGGAGTTCGTCTCCGTCGTCGGCCCGTCCGGCTGCGGGAAGTCGACGGTGTTCCGGATCATCGCCGGGCTGGAGACGGCGACGGAGGGTCGAGTGACGGTCGGCGGTGCTCCCGTCGAGGGTCCCGGCCCGGACCGCGGGATGGTGTTCCAGGACGACGCCCTGTTCCCCTGGCGCACCGTCGCCGGCAACGTCCGCTACGGGCTGGAGGAGGTGGGAGCCCCGGAGGGGTTCACCGTCTCCGAGCGGGTCGACTACTGTCTCGATCTGGTCGGACTCGCCGACGCGCGCGACCAGTACCCGCGGGAACTGTCCGGCGGGATGCGCCAACGGGTCGGTATCGCCCGTGCGCTGGCCGTCGACCCGCCCATCCTCCTGATGGACGAGCCGTTCGCCAGCGTGGACGAACGGACGAAGGCGACGCTCCACCGCGAGCTGTTGGAGATCTGGGACGAGACCGGCAAGACGGTCCTGTTCGTCACCCACGACATCGACGAGGCGGTGTACCTCTCGGATCGCGTCGTCGTGTTCTCCGAGGGTCCCGGGACGGTCGCCGACGTGGTGGAGCCGCCGGCGGCGCGGCCCCGCGACCGGACGAGCACGGCGTTCACGGACGCGAAGGCGGCCGTGCTGTCACAGTTCGAGGAGTGA
- a CDS encoding ABC transporter substrate-binding protein gives MTDQRVVSLLPSATETLCALGVEPVGVTHECDYPPEVTDLPTVVHSRIDTDGDSAAVDDAVQAADDGVYQLDRERLRELDPDVVVTQGICDVCAVDETVARETIADLGLDAEFVATHPHTLTDVFDNVERLGEVLGRSERATQLRAELESRVAAVRETATTAVEETGRPPVAVLDWLDPVMVAGHWVPELVEIAGGEPVLADVGERSGPVRFERLVAAEPSVVVCGPCGFAVPRTLADADALVDRDGYDDLPAAPDRTYVVDGNHYLNRPGPRLVESLEHLAAAIHPERFDPPGTALCRLDAAAGTATTVATGEQRAVPAVDDSDSTATAVTDAESPEPSRAPESE, from the coding sequence ATGACAGACCAGCGAGTCGTCTCGTTGTTGCCGTCGGCGACGGAGACGCTGTGTGCGCTCGGCGTGGAGCCGGTCGGGGTGACCCACGAGTGCGACTACCCGCCGGAGGTCACGGACCTGCCGACGGTCGTCCACAGCCGGATCGACACGGACGGCGACAGCGCGGCCGTCGACGACGCGGTCCAGGCGGCAGACGACGGCGTGTACCAACTCGACCGGGAGCGACTCCGGGAGCTAGACCCGGACGTGGTCGTCACCCAGGGGATCTGTGACGTGTGTGCCGTCGACGAGACGGTCGCCCGCGAGACGATCGCGGACCTGGGGCTGGACGCCGAGTTCGTCGCCACCCACCCGCACACGCTGACGGACGTGTTCGACAACGTCGAACGGCTGGGCGAGGTGCTGGGTCGGTCGGAGCGAGCGACCCAGCTCCGAGCGGAGTTGGAGTCGCGGGTCGCGGCCGTCCGAGAGACGGCGACAACGGCCGTCGAGGAGACCGGCCGACCGCCGGTGGCCGTGTTGGACTGGCTGGACCCGGTAATGGTCGCCGGCCACTGGGTGCCGGAGCTGGTCGAGATCGCCGGCGGAGAACCGGTGCTCGCCGACGTGGGCGAGCGGTCCGGCCCCGTCCGCTTCGAGCGACTCGTCGCGGCCGAACCGTCGGTCGTCGTCTGCGGGCCGTGCGGGTTCGCCGTCCCCCGGACGCTCGCGGACGCCGACGCGCTCGTCGACCGCGATGGGTACGACGACCTCCCGGCGGCACCCGACCGGACGTACGTCGTCGACGGCAACCACTACCTCAACCGTCCGGGGCCGCGGCTCGTCGAGAGTCTGGAACACCTCGCGGCCGCGATCCACCCCGAGCGGTTCGACCCGCCGGGGACGGCGCTGTGCCGGCTCGACGCCGCCGCTGGCACCGCGACGACCGTCGCCACCGGCGAACAGAGAGCCGTCCCCGCCGTCGACGACTCCGACTCGACGGCGACCGCCGTCACAGACGCAGAGTCGCCGGAGCCGTCGCGGGCCCCGGAGTCGGAGTAG
- a CDS encoding DUF5787 family protein has translation MAATEYGFELALCATLERETEWVVSRQHGGAVADPGGRIVDVVGVVPGPAFDDRAAITDRTIPPAAVAADVGVGRARRPERAFDCHPERREEAVEAAVDCGFLASEHDGTERRVRQTTRYPDGWVDELVAVENKPDLDRPGDLRAQLRLDASLGLFDRVVLATATHVTGAHRNRVPESVGIWEFDPETGERTVVRPPDRLPVDEPGVEPGEAHDGRTAVTVVSADEKAARRRVVAERAYGKGWRPSSYPACARCEPDENGLPYCAAYDRVVAPGSDCGDDCPRREPADPPAVDADALRASRTPWVRDPPGTRRRQTGLDQF, from the coding sequence GTGGCCGCCACGGAGTACGGCTTCGAACTCGCGTTGTGTGCGACCCTGGAACGGGAGACGGAGTGGGTGGTGTCCCGCCAGCACGGCGGCGCGGTCGCCGACCCCGGGGGACGGATCGTGGACGTGGTCGGGGTCGTCCCCGGGCCGGCGTTCGACGACCGAGCGGCGATCACGGACCGGACGATCCCGCCGGCGGCGGTCGCGGCGGACGTGGGCGTCGGCCGCGCACGCCGGCCGGAGCGGGCGTTCGACTGTCACCCGGAGCGTCGCGAGGAGGCCGTCGAGGCGGCCGTCGACTGTGGGTTCCTGGCGTCCGAACACGACGGCACGGAGAGGCGGGTCCGCCAGACCACACGCTACCCCGATGGGTGGGTCGACGAGCTCGTCGCCGTCGAGAACAAGCCGGATCTCGACCGCCCGGGCGACCTCCGGGCACAGCTCCGACTGGACGCCAGTCTCGGCCTGTTCGACCGTGTCGTGTTGGCGACGGCGACACACGTCACCGGCGCCCACCGCAACCGCGTTCCCGAGTCGGTCGGAATCTGGGAGTTCGACCCGGAGACGGGCGAGCGGACGGTCGTTCGGCCGCCCGACCGGCTCCCGGTCGACGAGCCGGGCGTAGAGCCCGGCGAGGCCCACGACGGCCGGACGGCGGTGACCGTCGTCTCCGCCGACGAGAAGGCGGCGCGGCGTCGCGTGGTCGCGGAACGTGCCTACGGCAAAGGGTGGCGACCGTCGTCGTACCCCGCGTGCGCCCGGTGTGAGCCGGACGAGAACGGCCTGCCGTACTGTGCGGCCTACGACCGGGTGGTCGCCCCCGGCAGCGACTGCGGCGACGACTGTCCGCGCCGCGAGCCCGCGGACCCGCCGGCCGTCGACGCCGACGCGCTCCGCGCGTCCCGGACTCCCTGGGTCCGCGACCCTCCGGGTACCAGACGCCGCCAGACCGGGCTCGACCAGTTTTGA
- a CDS encoding type II/IV secretion system ATPase subunit, which produces MAGDISEALGSTLERDDEELSVTERIRRTLEMLRGTDLDTRPFRPEDGPLADFQPPEGHEVVERYWVNAPYAYVVVTHDPEAAEHYYHAVEPELDEFERELLARVVEDIRDPLLFREGVGRAGQETLREELARLLEQYGADVGMNSFHALLYYLARDFRRYGKVDPLFHDPHIEDISCDGYDLPIFVYHDRYTDIETNVVFGSQELDNYVTRLAQRSGNHVSVGEPIVGTTLPNGARVELTLGEEVTPRGSAFTIRKYADEPFTPVDLIEYGTFSVEQMAYFWLCIEHNKSLIFAGGTASGKTTSMNAVSMFIPPRAKVLTIEDTRELSLYHDNWLSSVTREQTGEGSDIDMYDLLRSALRHRPEYIIVGEVRGDEAVTLFQAMNTGHTTFSTMHADSIETVINRLENEPINVPRAMVQSLDMLSIQTLTRFDGERVRRAKTVGEIGGIDQRTEELNYSSAFSWLPEADEFQRNDSSLLDEIQEERGWSRSELLSEMRDRQQFLQHLMDRGVTDYRTFTALVNEYYADAEETMARIEDEQLVDSVLDDEAVTAGADASEPDYDSGDAGVGAETDGGFQ; this is translated from the coding sequence ATGGCCGGCGACATCTCCGAGGCGCTCGGGTCGACGCTAGAGCGGGACGACGAGGAGCTGTCGGTGACGGAGCGGATTCGTCGCACCCTGGAGATGCTGCGCGGCACGGACCTGGACACACGGCCGTTCCGGCCCGAGGACGGCCCGCTGGCGGACTTCCAGCCGCCCGAGGGCCACGAGGTGGTAGAGCGTTACTGGGTGAACGCGCCGTACGCCTACGTCGTCGTCACCCACGACCCGGAGGCGGCAGAACACTACTACCACGCCGTCGAGCCGGAACTAGACGAGTTCGAACGGGAACTGCTCGCCCGGGTGGTGGAGGACATCCGCGACCCCCTCCTGTTCCGCGAGGGCGTGGGTCGTGCCGGCCAGGAGACGCTCCGCGAGGAGCTCGCGCGGCTGTTAGAACAGTACGGCGCGGACGTCGGGATGAACAGCTTCCACGCGCTGTTGTACTACCTGGCCCGCGACTTCCGGCGGTACGGGAAGGTGGATCCGTTGTTCCACGACCCACACATCGAGGACATCTCCTGTGACGGCTACGACCTCCCGATCTTCGTCTACCACGACCGCTACACGGACATCGAGACGAACGTCGTGTTCGGGAGCCAGGAGCTGGACAACTACGTCACGCGGCTGGCACAGCGGTCCGGCAACCACGTCTCCGTCGGCGAACCGATCGTCGGGACGACGCTGCCGAACGGGGCCCGGGTGGAGCTGACGCTGGGCGAGGAGGTCACGCCCCGCGGGTCGGCGTTCACCATCCGGAAGTACGCAGACGAGCCGTTCACGCCGGTGGACCTGATCGAGTACGGCACCTTCTCCGTCGAGCAGATGGCGTACTTCTGGCTGTGTATCGAGCACAACAAGAGCCTCATCTTCGCCGGCGGCACCGCCTCCGGCAAGACCACCTCGATGAACGCGGTGTCGATGTTCATCCCGCCGCGGGCGAAGGTGCTCACCATCGAGGACACCCGGGAGCTGTCGTTGTACCACGACAACTGGCTGTCGTCGGTCACCCGCGAACAGACGGGCGAGGGGTCGGACATCGACATGTACGACCTGCTGCGGTCGGCACTGCGCCACCGCCCGGAGTACATCATCGTCGGCGAGGTGCGTGGCGACGAGGCGGTGACGCTGTTCCAAGCGATGAACACGGGCCACACGACGTTCTCGACGATGCACGCAGACTCCATCGAGACCGTCATCAACCGCTTGGAGAACGAGCCGATCAACGTCCCGCGGGCGATGGTCCAGAGCCTGGACATGCTGTCGATCCAGACGCTCACCCGGTTCGACGGGGAGCGCGTCCGCCGTGCGAAGACCGTCGGCGAGATCGGCGGCATCGACCAACGGACCGAAGAGCTCAACTACTCGTCGGCGTTCAGCTGGCTGCCGGAGGCCGACGAGTTCCAGCGCAACGACTCCAGCCTGCTGGACGAGATCCAGGAGGAACGGGGCTGGAGCCGGTCGGAACTGCTGTCGGAGATGCGGGACCGCCAGCAGTTCCTCCAACACCTCATGGACCGCGGGGTGACGGACTACCGGACGTTCACGGCGTTGGTCAACGAGTACTACGCCGACGCCGAGGAGACGATGGCC